The Rhodopirellula islandica genome segment TGCGTATGACAATGATCCAGCCAACGGGCTTGAGATTGACATCTACGAACACGAGATGGTCGTCGAACAAGATTCGCCAGAGGCTGAATCCCGCAACAACATCCTGCTCATGAAGTGCATCGGTGGAAAAACGAATCCACCATCCACCTTCAACGAACTTCGAGAAGACGGCAAGACATCGATCGATGTCCCGGGGATCAATCAAGGCTGGCACAAAATCGGCCTGTTCTGGACCGAACAGGCTTTGATCTGGTTTGTCGACGGCAAAGCAGTTGTCCGCGACTCCAAACTGGTACCAACAGTACCGATGTACCTGATCATCTCACGGGAAGCGAACACGGGGGCAGGCCAATCCAGCGATCACCAGAACCTTCGAGCCGATGGGGAACAAATCCCGGTCGACGCAGGACTGTACGGGAGGAACGTCGCCACGCCCAAAAATCGAGACCTTATCAAACAAGGCCGAGACGAGGTTCGGGTGAGAAGCGTCCGAGCATGGACCATCCAACCGCGGACCTGAAATCGCTCGATCGCAATCGAACGCCACAGACCACCGCCCCAGTTTGCCACCTGAAGTCATCAAGCGGCACTCAACAACACGGCAACAAAACACGGCGTTGAACATGAAGTGCAACGCCCTGCGTGTCAGGTCATGAAATGACCTGCTGCTGGATTCAGCCAGCCATCCGCGTGATGCGATTGTGAGGGGCAGCCAACTCTTCTGCCGTCGGCTGATAGCGAAACTGCATCAGGTAGGCATCTTCCGTCGCATCGTCATAGAAATCTCGCAGCACTGAAATGGCCTTGAAACCCAACGACTTGAAGAACAACTGAGCTTCCAAGTTCGTCTCGCGAACTTCCAGCATGATGCGATTGCGACGTTCCTGAGACAACTTGCCCAGCAATTTTCGCATCATCGTGTTGCCGATGCCGTGACGTCGGTAATCACTGTGAACGGCGAAGTTCAGGATATGCAACCGATTCTTGTGCAGTTCATAGATCATGAAACCCGCCACACGCTCGTCGCATTCTGCCACCATGCCAATGCAATTGCGTTGGCGAAGGCAGCGGATGAAGTCATCCTCCGACCAAGCGAACTCAAAGCAGTTGGATTCAATCCCCAAGACATCCGGCATATCTCGTCGAATCATCCAACGGATATGCGCGGCTTGTCCGGTCAAAGCTGGGCCAATTTTCTGCGTGTTTTCCACGTCGGACTCCCTTCCGGTTCTGTGAAGATCGCATCGCCGTTTGCGGGGGCCTTCCTGGCTCTCCGGCGATGAGAGGGAAATTAGCAGAACCCTTTGACCGCACCAAGATGAAATCCCCATCCGAATTCTCCCTCCACGAACTGGCAACCCAGGGGCTTTGCGAAAGCGACCAGGCAAATTGGGCGACGTCGATTGAGGCCAAAAATTGACTTTCCGATCAATCGGATGGTGGGTTGTTTCGTTGCCAGGAAACTCGATCCAGCGAATTCCGCACGCTGTCCAGTTTAAAATCTGGCAACGTCAATTTCGGATCATGTTCGATCACAAAACTGCGAACCGCGTGCGTTCGATGAGCCAATTGGCAATCGACTTCCTCCACCAATGGAACGAAACGTTCCAGGAAGGATTGGTTGACGATGTAGCTGTACGTGCCAGCGACATGGTCCGCTGGGCACCGAACCAGATTGGGTGCGACAAGGTGCGTGGGGTTCCCTTGGCTTCCCACCAGAGGGTTGAAATACGACAGATGACAAAGGTCCCACTCGACTTCTTCCGGGAAATCCACTTTTTCTAGATAGCGAAAGAACTCCGGATGAATTGTGACATCGTCTTCCAAGACAATGACAGGCAGTTCCTCTTCGGGCCGATCATAGAACTGGATATGCGACAACGTGCATGCAGCAGACCCCCATAGATGCTGAAGGTCGGATCGCCATCTGCCCTGCAGGATCGCCGGCAATCCGAGGCGTTCAAAATCTTCGGTCTCGGGCGTCTTCGCTTGAATGATCTCCGCATTGCGAAAGCCTGCCCGGTGCAGTTGCCACTCGATTTGACCAACGCGTTCCTTTGATTGCTCGTCGAGCGTGCTGATCACGAAGGTCGGCGTGTCTTCATCGATGTGTTT includes the following:
- the rimI gene encoding ribosomal protein S18-alanine N-acetyltransferase; the protein is MIRRDMPDVLGIESNCFEFAWSEDDFIRCLRQRNCIGMVAECDERVAGFMIYELHKNRLHILNFAVHSDYRRHGIGNTMMRKLLGKLSQERRNRIMLEVRETNLEAQLFFKSLGFKAISVLRDFYDDATEDAYLMQFRYQPTAEELAAPHNRITRMAG
- a CDS encoding glycosyltransferase family 25 protein; the protein is MKHIDEDTPTFVISTLDEQSKERVGQIEWQLHRAGFRNAEIIQAKTPETEDFERLGLPAILQGRWRSDLQHLWGSAACTLSHIQFYDRPEEELPVIVLEDDVTIHPEFFRYLEKVDFPEEVEWDLCHLSYFNPLVGSQGNPTHLVAPNLVRCPADHVAGTYSYIVNQSFLERFVPLVEEVDCQLAHRTHAVRSFVIEHDPKLTLPDFKLDSVRNSLDRVSWQRNNPPSD